The genomic DNA GATCCGTTCCTATGTCTTTCATCCCTACAATCTGGTCAAAGACCACCGCACCGAGCACGAGACCAGCAACATCTCTACGGTCATGGACGGCGACCTCGATGATTTTATTCACGCCTATCTGATGCAGCAATAGGGAAGCGGACCGTGCAGCAGACTATCGCCAAAGTGGATCTGTCCGCCATCGCCTGGAATTTGCAGGGCGTTCGCAAGAGAGTGGCACCGGCTGCAGTGATGGCCGTAGTCAAAGCCAATGCCTACGGCCATGGCGCACTGAGTGTGAGTCGGACCGCCCTGGCGCAGGGTTGCACCCATCTGGCAGTGGCGCGGGTGGACGAAGCCGTAGAGTTGCGCAAAGCGGGCATAGAGGCGCCGATCCTGGTCCTCGGCGGTTTTTCCCATGACGATGCTTTTTTTATCCCGCGCTTTGAGCTGCAGGCCACGGTGTTTGAAGAACAGGGACTGCGGCAGTTGTGTGCAGCAGCCAGAAAAGCCGGATGCTCGATACCGGTGCACGTCAAGGTGGACACCGGCATGGGGCGGATCGGCGTGGCCTGGGATCAGGCGCTGCCCTTTGTACAACGTCTGTTGAAATGCAAAGAACTGCCGCTGCAGGGCCTGTACAGCCATTTCGCCACAGCCGACTGGCTGGACAAAAGCTAT from bacterium includes the following:
- a CDS encoding peptide chain release factor 2; the protein is IRSYVFHPYNLVKDHRTEHETSNISTVMDGDLDDFIHAYLMQQ